The DNA segment GGACGGGAGACACCACCACGAAGTTCGTGGCCTGGGGTCCCTCCACCTTGGGAGGCATCACCACCAACTCCTGGGTGGTGTCATTGGTGAGCACCACCTTCGTCGTCGCCGGCTCCGCCTGGCGCACGGTGCCGAAGTCCACCGTGCGATTGAGCGCCCGGAACACCGTGGAGAGCCCCCGGCCCGACAGCGACACCTGCGCCTCCGGCGACTCCAGGTCGTTCGTCACCACCAGGAGGTTGGCCTTGGACGTGACGTCCGGACGGGGGACGTACTTGACGAAGACGTCCTTCGATTCCTGGGCTGCCAGCGTGAAGGGGAGCGTGGGCGCCGAATCCAGGCTGAAGTGCGAGGGCTCGGAGTTCTCCGAAGCGGCGATGATCTCCAGCCCCCGCACCACCAACGGCTGGAGGGACTCGTTGGTGAGCTTCACGAAGCGGATCGCCGAGGCGGAAGACTCGGCCACCCGGGCGCCAAACTCGAGCGTGGGAGTGGACAGGCTGAGCTGGCTCGTCCGGCCCTGGCCCCCCAGCTTCACGAGCATGGTGCTCGCCTGGCTGTCTTCGGAGGTGATGCGCAGGTCCGCGTTGAAGCGCCGCTGGGCGTCAGGACGGAACTGGATCGACACATCCAGGCTTCCTCCCGGGGTCAGCGCCAGGGGCAGCGTTGGCTTCTGCAGGATGAACACTCTCGCATCCTCCGCCTCCAGCGAGATCTCCTTCACGGTGAGCGTGTTGGCTTCCGAGCCGCTCCCGGCGTCCGGGGACCCAGCTGGCGCAACATGCGTCAGCCTCAGTCCAATGCCTTCCGAGGTCGCGTTCACCCGGGTTCCTCCAAAGTCCAGAGAACCGTCGAAGGTCTGGCCGTCACGGCGCGCCACCGCGAGCCTTGCCAGCGTGGCCGTTCCCTGAAGGGTGAGCTCCAGCGGAAGCTGGGAGGACGCCTCCACCCGCACCGTGGCCTTGGCCGTCCGGAGTCCGCCCGTCGACCCCTGCGGAGTGAAACGGAGTTTCACCGTGGCACTGCCATTCGCGGGCACCTTGGGCAGCGTCTCCTGCACGGAGAACTCCGAGTTCCCCGCGGGGATCGTCACGGAAATGTTCGCGTCGGTGATACCGGTGTTGTTCACCGTCACCGTCTTTTCCAGGGACGAGCCGAAGTTCACGCGCCCGAAGTCGATGGTAGAGGGCGACAGACTCACGCCACCCACTCCATCCACGATCAGCTTCACGACGGTGGACGACGGATCCGCGTTGCTGGAGATGACCAGGTTGCGCTCGATCTTGAGGAGCTGGGTGGGCTTCGCGGTGACGTAGAAGGCATGCGCGGCGCCGGGCTCCACCGTGAAGGCGGGCACGACGGGACTCAGGGTGGAGGGGCAAACCGCGGTCTTCTGCGTGTCCACGCGCAGGCAGAATTGATCCGGAACGGACACGGAGTAGATCACCAGCGGGGCCTTGCCTTCGTTCTTCACCACCACCGGCTGGGGATCCCCTTCGACCGTGATGGCTTGAGGCGCGAATTCAGGTGTGCCACCGGGCAGTGCCAACACGGGGATGGTGCCCCGGCCCGAGACCGTGATGGTCTGGTCCGTGCTTTCGTTCGAATTGCTCAGCACGTGCACGGCGCCAGTCACTTCCAGCGCGGACTCGGGACGGAAGGTGACATCGAGCTGAAGGGGCACATTTCGCTCAATGGTGACGGGGAACTGCTGGTTGTTCTGCAGCCTGGCTGTGAAGGGACCGCTCCCCGTCGCATTGGTGATGGTGAGGGGGGCGGAGCCGATGTTCGTCAAGGTGACGGTCTGGGTGCTGGAGGACAGCCGAGGGATGTCATTGAAGACAAGCTGATTCTTGTTCATCTGCAGTTGCGCGACCGCGGCGACGCCGGACAGCTTGACGATCAGCCTGGCCGTGGCCGGTGCCTTCGCGGCGAGCTCAAGGTCGCCGAAGTAGTTGCCCGGGCGCTGGGGGACGAACGTGATTTCGATCTTGCGAGTGCCATTCACCGGGATGGTGGAATTGGATCCACCAATCAGATCGATGTTGAAGGTTCCAACGCTGGTGGCCACCTCCGCCAGGTCAACCTCCACCAGCCCTGTGTTGATGATGTCCACGGGCAGCATGAGCGAGCCTCCTGGCTGCGTGGCGGGGAAGACCACGGCAGCCAATGACGTGGAGAACTTGGCCTCCGCGCCAGTCCCCTGCAGTGGGAAGCTGCGCTTCGTCTCGATATTGCTGAGAGTCCCCCGGTAGGTGATCTCCAGGCTGGCTTCGTACTCCTGGTCCTCGATGTTGGGACTGAAGGTCACCCGGAAGGGCTGGGGCCGCTTCGCACCCTTCTCGAGCACGGGCTCGGAGCTGGTGACGTTGTCCACGGAGAACGCCGTGCCGGACGGTTCAATGTGGACATCGGTGACCTTCAGCGGCTCGGACGCGGAGATGCTGTTGCTCACGTTGAGGCTGAGGTTGACGTGGGTGCTCCGGTTCTGCTTGTGGCCGAAGTCGATCTCGCTCGCGGTGAAGATGGCGTTGGGGCCATTGGAGTTGCCCTTGACGACGAGCACGGGCGGAAGTTGCCGGTCATTCGTGGTGTAGAAACGCAGCCGCGCCTCCAGGTCGCCCGTGTTTGTCTTTGGACGGAAGAGCACCTTCACCTTGGTTTCCCCGCCCGGTTGCAGGGTCTGGGGCGGGAAGTCGACGACCTGGAACAAGGTGTTGTTGTCCTCCGGGACGACCTTCGAGAGGAACAGCGCCTGGTTGCCGCTATTGCGCAAGGTCGCTTCCTTCGTGGATTCACCTCCGGGGGCCACGTTGGGCATCACCAGCGGGTTTGTGACCAGGGTCAGCTCCGCGGCGAACGCCCGGCCGGTGATTGTCACGGGGGGCACGGCCTGCGAGGCATCCGTTTGGAGTTGGAGCGTCTTCGAATAGTTGCCCGAAGTGGTCGCGGCGAAGGTCACCGTCACCGGGGCGGTACCCCCGTTCTTCTGGACGGTCAGGCCTTCCGCCGGAATGCCAGAGATCGTGAAGGGGTCCAGGAGCCCGGATGCGACGGGGAACACCTTGATGGGCCAGTTGGTGCCGTTCGAGAGGATCAGCTGCTGGGGCTGGGGCTGATCGCCGACGGTGTAATCAGGGAAGGTCAGCGTGCCCGTGCTGATTCCCAGGGAAGTCTTGCGCGCGGTGCCATGGAGGGGCACGTTGGACACGCAGGTCGTGGTGGGCGACGTACCGAAGGAGAGCACGCCATCCACTGCGCCGCTCTCATTGGCGCCGGGGTTGAAGGTCACGAAGAGCTCACGTGCCGCGGAGCCCGGTGCCAGGGTGAACGGCGTGGTGGGGCTCACGGAATAGGAACTGCCGCCCATCGTCACGGCGGGCGTCACCGTCAGCGCGACCGTCCCCGTGTTGGTCACCGTCACCTTCTTCTGCTCACTCCCCACGTCTCCTGCCTCCTGTTCGGCGAACTCGAACGAAAGGGGGACGATGCCCAGGCAGACATTGCCCGGCGTCTTGGCTCCGGACAGGGAGAGTTCGGGTGCGGCGGGGTCGTTGCTGGTGAAGGTGAGCTTGCCGGTCGTGGCGCTCGTCTGCGTCGGGCGGAACGTCAGCTGGAGGCGCTGGGTGTCTCCGGGCGCGAGGTTGAAGGGGCCCGAGGGATTCACCCGGAAGGGGGAGTCCTGTGGCAGCGTCAGTGCGGTCACCGTGAGCAGGCTGTCTCCGCCGTTCTTGACCGTGACCTCCTGGGGCGCGCTGTCGGTGTCGAAAGGCGTCTGCTCGAAGGCCAGCGTGGTGCGGCTCAAGACGAGCTTCGGGCTGGAC comes from the Corallococcus exiguus genome and includes:
- a CDS encoding choice-of-anchor D domain-containing protein, with amino-acid sequence MQRILLILTAALCVLTACGPESEKPPELGTTQAPIEALLPATGTPGLSVSDTSIDFGEQPSCSPQQDSIKLFNTGSTALTIYRVSVTGAFTFNGLYDTAANRCETNCSVPITPVSSTEAMTVRFGFSPLQPGTFRGTLTLHTNDPAAPTIVVELEGKASGPLIVLGQTSVAFGAHELGSSTSRSVTVMNLGTVNFTMEPSATAPFSVSNTSVTIPPASSTTLEVSFNPLTVDHLGPRSSALFLTTASAVCPTPPYALLTGEGLSPAKLVLSRTAVAFAQTPVNTASDIQEVLVRNDGDGLLTVSQLKLPANSPFSVDTVGPFSLAKGDTQRLKLTFRPTVTGSWNETLAFTIDGTDVPGVSLSGATPAVIPPKLVLSLTALVFPQTPLDTDSAPQEVTVRNEGGSVLTVTQLALAQNSFFRVDTAAPFSIAPGGTQRLKVTFRPRPTGTPSDTLVFKSNVADQSVTLSGTTPSSPKLVLSRTTLAFEQTPFDTDSAPQEVTVKNGGDSLLTVTALTLPQDSPFRVNPSGPFNLAPGDTQRLQLTFRPTQTSATTGKLTFTSNDPAAPELSLSGAKTPGNVCLGIVPLSFEFAEQEAGDVGSEQKKVTVTNTGTVALTVTPAVTMGGSSYSVSPTTPFTLAPGSAARELFVTFNPGANESGAVDGVLSFGTSPTTTCVSNVPLHGTARKTSLGISTGTLTFPDYTVGDQPQPQQLILSNGTNWPIKVFPVASGLLDPFTISGIPAEGLTVQKNGGTAPVTVTFAATTSGNYSKTLQLQTDASQAVPPVTITGRAFAAELTLVTNPLVMPNVAPGGESTKEATLRNSGNQALFLSKVVPEDNNTLFQVVDFPPQTLQPGGETKVKVLFRPKTNTGDLEARLRFYTTNDRQLPPVLVVKGNSNGPNAIFTASEIDFGHKQNRSTHVNLSLNVSNSISASEPLKVTDVHIEPSGTAFSVDNVTSSEPVLEKGAKRPQPFRVTFSPNIEDQEYEASLEITYRGTLSNIETKRSFPLQGTGAEAKFSTSLAAVVFPATQPGGSLMLPVDIINTGLVEVDLAEVATSVGTFNIDLIGGSNSTIPVNGTRKIEITFVPQRPGNYFGDLELAAKAPATARLIVKLSGVAAVAQLQMNKNQLVFNDIPRLSSSTQTVTLTNIGSAPLTITNATGSGPFTARLQNNQQFPVTIERNVPLQLDVTFRPESALEVTGAVHVLSNSNESTDQTITVSGRGTIPVLALPGGTPEFAPQAITVEGDPQPVVVKNEGKAPLVIYSVSVPDQFCLRVDTQKTAVCPSTLSPVVPAFTVEPGAAHAFYVTAKPTQLLKIERNLVISSNADPSSTVVKLIVDGVGGVSLSPSTIDFGRVNFGSSLEKTVTVNNTGITDANISVTIPAGNSEFSVQETLPKVPANGSATVKLRFTPQGSTGGLRTAKATVRVEASSQLPLELTLQGTATLARLAVARRDGQTFDGSLDFGGTRVNATSEGIGLRLTHVAPAGSPDAGSGSEANTLTVKEISLEAEDARVFILQKPTLPLALTPGGSLDVSIQFRPDAQRRFNADLRITSEDSQASTMLVKLGGQGRTSQLSLSTPTLEFGARVAESSASAIRFVKLTNESLQPLVVRGLEIIAASENSEPSHFSLDSAPTLPFTLAAQESKDVFVKYVPRPDVTSKANLLVVTNDLESPEAQVSLSGRGLSTVFRALNRTVDFGTVRQAEPATTKVVLTNDTTQELVVMPPKVEGPQATNFVVVSPVLGAEGRALPQGDSLTLDLKYDTSVIGASKATLVLGTKDQERAALVALSGISVASFLTIEPMELDLGWVDIGATSTARTVTLTNQSASPARLSVVENTNPAFVIDASALDAELAPGAQTTVSVTFHGEVGGPAEGTLKLRLRGETTTEASLTLKAQARTLGGTGGGCACGTSGDGGAALALLLLLGLGLARQGRRAQSQQERVS